DNA from Gammaproteobacteria bacterium:
ATATCAGTAATCAGCAATACGATTTCACCGATCTGTTGCGATGATTCACCCAATCGTTTAATTCGTTTTGACGTTTCTTGAATCGTTTCACGAATGGAATCCATACCTTCAATATTACGACGCACCGTTTCCGCACCTTTATGCGCGATCTCAACTGACTTCAGCGCTACTTCTGAAGAATTCAAAGCGTTCTTCGATACTTGCTCCATGGTTTTCGCCATGCGCGAAATAGCATTGGTAGTAGTCGTAATTTCACTAGTTTGTTGTTGCGATGCATCGGTCAAACGATTCGCAATATTTTGCGTTTGACGAGTCGCTTGCGATACCCGCGCTACTGTATTGTGAATAGCTTCTACCAACGAACGCAATGCGTCGATAGAGAAATTAATAGAATCCGCAATAGCGCCGGTAATATCTTCCGTTACGGTCGCGTGCGCGGTTAAATCACCTTCTGCAAGGTGAGTCATTTCATCTAGTAAACGCAAAATAGCTTCTTGATTACGACGATTAATTTCTTGTGATTCGGCCGCACGATAACGCGCATCGCGGAACTGTAATACAGTTAACAAGCCAGCAGAAAATACCGTGATCAAAGCGGCCAAAATACCTACCACAATCGTCCCGCCATTTTGATCATCTAATTCATTAATGGCTTTTTCTAAACGTACGGCAGCTTCTAATAACTCAGGAGATGTTAATTGAATATCTCCTGCTGCATCTTTTACTTCAGACAACAACGGCGCTTGAGTAACAATCGTCGCTACCGCACCCTCCACTGACGTAACAATTTTTTGGGCTTGCACTAATTTTGTTACTGCTCGATCCGATTTAACGCGCGGAATGTTTAATTCTTGGCTGCCATGTAATAGACCATCTAGTACGCGACCAAAGAAATCAAAGTCGCGACCAAACTGCTCAACTGCGGTTGCCGCTTCTTGATTGCCATTTAAAATTAAATTCAAGTTACTTTGAGCACGCTCAACAAATAAAGATTGTCGCGATGCCATATATAAAGTTTGCATATTGTTGGCGTCTTGCACCAAATCACCGGCCGAACTTTCCACTATACTTTCAATCTCTTTAAGCGCTTTCGTTACTTCAGTTACGCGCGCTGCCACATTCTTAACTGAATCGCGATTACTGATAATGACATTTATGTTCAACAGGAAGTCTTGCTCCCATTTGTTGACCATGTTTTCCAAATCTTTTTCTGGTGTTTCAGGAAACGCAGGCAAACCTGTTTCAGGATTACCATTGCGAATAATATTCAACGTTTCTTGAAAACGATCGCGATATTTTTCTAAGCGTTCAAACGCAGCAGAGTTACCGCTGGCGGCTTCTACCGCAGTGGTAGTAATGCGTTGCGACAGTAATTTTTGTTCGGCAATGTAACCCAGGTTTTCACTATTGAATTGATTCATAAACCATGCAAACAAGAACGTGATGATAACGACCACCAACGATACAAAACCGGCAACGGCAACGAAAAACTTCAATGCATTGCCTACTAGCAATCCACGAAAATCCGTCGGTCTGCGCATGCTTTGGCCAAATAAACCCATAACTACTCTCCGTTAAATGCTTTACACAAACGAGATGTCTTCAGCATCACGCGTGCTGCCGTTCGGCAATGTCTAAAAATTTTTCATTCATCGTAAACGCATGGAAATCAAAAACGGGCCATGAATCATAGCCGCGTCGAAAATGACCTTTCGTATACGGCGCGAGCTTTTCATCAACGATGGCTTGCGCATTTACAAATTCTTCTGCGCTCAAGTTCTTCAAACCTGTCACGCCGGTTACTACCAAACCCACTAGCGACGTACCTAAACGAAACAAAATAGTCCGATCCCCGCGTTTTACCGTGCGCCGCGTATCATACAAGTAACCATGAACATCCATGATCGGCACTAACGTGCCACGCACATTCGCAATACCGTAAAACCAAAAACGGCTCCAAGGGATCCGTGTGCAATTAACCGTTTCTAAAATTTCCGATACTTGATCCATATTAACGATCAATTCGGTTTCACCAATTTTAAAACCTAAACCACGCCATTCGGTAGTTTTCTGCAACGTCCGATGTTGTCCACGACCTTCACGCGCACGTGCATGTGCGTCTAACTCTTTTAACAATACCACCGGCGTTACATTTGCCGGCATCAAACGCTGCCTAATAAAGAGCCTAACCGGCCAATTAAATCATCTTCTTCTACCGGCTTGACCAAATAATCCAAAGCGCCTTGACGCATGCCCCATACTTTATCGGTAGCACCGCCTTTGGTGGTCAACATAATGATGGGGATATTCGCCGTACGCGCATCTTTAGTCAGTTGGCGCGTGGCTTGAAAACCATTCATGCCGGGCATTACCACATCCATCAAAATGGCATCGGGTAATTCGGTTTGCGCTAAACGCACGCCATCTTCACCGGTGTTCGCTACCAATACCTCATAATGATGCTTTTCAAGGTAGGTTTTAACGACATAGGTTTCAGTAGGGGAATCATCAACAACTAAAATTTTCATGGCCGTCTCTCCAGCAGACAACGTACGTTCATTCCTTGGAATTTTGTTTTACGCATTAACTGCCAACATGCTCTTTAATAGCGCCTAACAAATCCTCTTTAGTAAAAGGTTTGGTTAAGTATTTTTCAGAACCGACAATACGGCCCCGCGCGCGATCAAAAATGCTGTCTTTGCTCGACAACATCACCACTGGCGTGGATTTAAACATGCTGTTGTTTTTAATCAGCGCACACGTTTGATAACCATCCAAACGCGGCATCATGATGTCGACAAAAATAATGTCGGGTTTGTGCTCACTGATTTTAGCTAAAGCCTCAAAACCATCACTCGCGGTGATAACTTCGCAGCCCACTTTTTTAAGTAAACTTTCGGCAGTTCGCCGAATAGTTTTACTATCATCAATGACCATGACCTTGAGGCCAGTTAATTCTTCGCTCATAAGCCTACGTGATCTTTGTCGCGGTTATCCATTATCCGGTTATGCCTTCAAGGCAATAACCAGCTGTTTTTTGTTCGTCCCCATAGGCCAAACGCACTCGGGGTCGAGCGTTCCAAAATGTAGCCCAACTGACTCTTCTAAGCAATAAAAATGCACACAAAATAAGCCACTTAGCCGATATTCTTGATGATTGGCTTAAAATCACTCATTACTCTCTAACTATTGTTATCCGACCGCCTAAAAAATTCCCACGAGCACGCCATTCGCTTACTCCAACAAAATATCCACGACGCTAAATAAACGAAGCGCGGCCTTATTCAGCTAAACTACCACAACGCTCTTTTCTCACATGGTATCAAACGATGAATGCTCCCATTTTTCAGGCAGTCCCCCATTTAACGACTGCGAGCAACGGTCCTTTGCACCAGATCGAGTCGCGTTTATTGACCCGCCAAACCGATATCGAAACTTGGTTTCGCCAACGCTGGCTACAAACTCCCGCGCCTTTTTATGCCTCCGTGGATTTGCGCAATGCCGG
Protein-coding regions in this window:
- the pilH gene encoding twitching motility response regulator PilH; translated protein: MKILVVDDSPTETYVVKTYLEKHHYEVLVANTGEDGVRLAQTELPDAILMDVVMPGMNGFQATRQLTKDARTANIPIIMLTTKGGATDKVWGMRQGALDYLVKPVEEDDLIGRLGSLLGSV
- a CDS encoding type IV pili methyl-accepting chemotaxis transducer N-terminal domain-containing protein yields the protein MRRPTDFRGLLVGNALKFFVAVAGFVSLVVVIITFLFAWFMNQFNSENLGYIAEQKLLSQRITTTAVEAASGNSAAFERLEKYRDRFQETLNIIRNGNPETGLPAFPETPEKDLENMVNKWEQDFLLNINVIISNRDSVKNVAARVTEVTKALKEIESIVESSAGDLVQDANNMQTLYMASRQSLFVERAQSNLNLILNGNQEAATAVEQFGRDFDFFGRVLDGLLHGSQELNIPRVKSDRAVTKLVQAQKIVTSVEGAVATIVTQAPLLSEVKDAAGDIQLTSPELLEAAVRLEKAINELDDQNGGTIVVGILAALITVFSAGLLTVLQFRDARYRAAESQEINRRNQEAILRLLDEMTHLAEGDLTAHATVTEDITGAIADSINFSIDALRSLVEAIHNTVARVSQATRQTQNIANRLTDASQQQTSEITTTTNAISRMAKTMEQVSKNALNSSEVALKSVEIAHKGAETVRRNIEGMDSIRETIQETSKRIKRLGESSQQIGEIVLLITDIADRTNILALNAAIQASSAGDAGRGFAVVADEVQRLAERASAATKQISVLVETIQADTNEAVSSMEQSTAGVVTGAKLAEDAGAALNEIESVSKQLADLIQGISRQASEQAGNAIEISQSMNVIQNITKETYEGTGEASQSVGNLTELANELRQSVSGFKLPESGDVTTVAIN
- the pilG gene encoding twitching motility response regulator PilG, yielding MSEELTGLKVMVIDDSKTIRRTAESLLKKVGCEVITASDGFEALAKISEHKPDIIFVDIMMPRLDGYQTCALIKNNSMFKSTPVVMLSSKDSIFDRARGRIVGSEKYLTKPFTKEDLLGAIKEHVGS
- a CDS encoding chemotaxis protein CheW, with translation MPANVTPVVLLKELDAHARAREGRGQHRTLQKTTEWRGLGFKIGETELIVNMDQVSEILETVNCTRIPWSRFWFYGIANVRGTLVPIMDVHGYLYDTRRTVKRGDRTILFRLGTSLVGLVVTGVTGLKNLSAEEFVNAQAIVDEKLAPYTKGHFRRGYDSWPVFDFHAFTMNEKFLDIAERQHA